ACCAGAAACAGACAATCTTTCGCCGCAGGCGCGGGGGGGCGCTCCTGCAGCCGGGAATCGGCATCGGCGCCGGCGCGCTAGACCGCCTTCAGCGCCTGCGCCAGATCGGCCTCGAGATCCTCGGCGGCCTCGAGTCCGACCGAGAGCCGCACGGTGCCGTCGAGGATACCCTGCTGCTTGCGCAGCTCGGGGCCCAGGCGCTGATGCGTCGTCGTCGCGGGATGCGTCGTCAGGCTCTTCGAATCGCCGAGATTGTTCGAGATCAGGATCAGCTTCAGCGCGTTGAGGAAGCGGAAGGCGCCGCCCTTGCCGCCCTTGAGATCGAAGGTGACGAGCGTGCCGCCGCTCTTCATCTGGCGCATCGCCAGCGCATGCTGCGGATGGCTCTTGAGCCCCGGATAGAGCACCGTCTCGACCTTCTTCTGGCCCGAGAGGAATTCGGCGATGCGCGCGGCAGTCGCGCATTGGCGCTGCAGGCGCAGATCGAGCGTCTCGAGGCCCTTGAGCAGCAGCCAGGCATTCATCGGTGAGAGCGACGGGCCGGTATGGCGCAGGAAAGGCTGCAGCTTGTCGTTGATGAACGCGCGGCTGCCCAGCACGATGCCGCCGAGCGCGCGGCCCTGGCCGTCGATATGCTTGGTCGCGGAATAGACCACCACGTCGGCGCCATAGTCGAAGGGCTTCTGCAGCAGCGGGGTCGCGAACACATTGTCGACGATGACGCAGGCCCCCGCCTTGTGCGCGAGATCGCAGACCGCCTTGAGATCGACGATGCGCAGGCCCGGGTTGGAAGGCGATTCCAGAAACACCGCCTGGGTCGGTTTCGACAGGGCCTTGCGCCAGGCGCCGAGATCGCGCCCGTCCACCAGCACGGTCTCGATCCCGTATTTCGGCAGGATCTCGGCCAGGACGTATTGGCAGGAACCGAACAGCGCATCGGAGGAGACCACGCGGTCGCCGGCCTTGAGCTGGCAGGCGAGGCTCGCGAACACGGCGGCCATGCCGCTCGCGGTCGCGCGCGAATCCTCGGCCCCCTCGAGCAGCGCCATGCGGCTCTCGAACATCTGCACGGTCGGATTGGAGAAGCGCGAATAGACGAAGCGCGGCTTGGTGTTGGCGAAGGCCGCTTCCGCCTCTTCCGCCGTGCTGTAGACGAAGCCCGAGGTCATGTAGATCGCCTCGGCCGTCTCCTTGAAGTCGGAGCGCAGCACGCCGCCATGGATCATGCGGGTATCGGGATGCCAGCTCGCCGGATCGGTGCCCGGCCCGGTCAGTCCCGGTGCGGGCGCAATGCCGGCGGCCTTCGCCGCGGCGGGGGAAGGACGCGTCTTCGAGCCCGAAAATCGCGGGCTCCTTCTCTGGGCCATTGGACGTCTCCGCAAGGCCGGCAGGATCTGCCGGGCCAAAAAAAACCTCGACCGTAAAGGCCGAGGTTCAAAGCGTCCCTGGGCCTTTTAGCTGCTTATTTAACGTGGCCGCAAGCCGGCACAAATGACCACGGAGCCTTGGCTCCCGAGGGCGCCAAGATCGGCGGCAAGTATGGCCAGGAGCGCGCGAAAGTCAATCCCGGCGCAACGGTGCGAGGGGCGCCGGCGGCCGTTCGACGCGCATGGGGAGACGCCGGTCGAACGCGATTGTTACAGGATTCCAAACGATTCTTTCGACGGCACCCTCGCCAGCGCCATCGCTCCCAGGCATTCTGGCGCCGGTGGTGGCCGGCGTCCGCACATGCGGGTATGCAACGACCCTCGGCCGATGCCGGCGCAATGATGGGAGAAGGATCGCGATGTTGAAGTTTTGCGCAAGCGCCTGGCTTGCGGCGATGTTGCTGGCCGTCGGCGCCGGGTCGCCGGCCGCGGCCGCCGGCCCCGGTCCCGGCAAGGCGGACGGCACTCTGCGGCTCGACAAGGCGCCCACGAGCCTGACCCAGGCCTATGCGCTCGAGGTGGTCGAAATTCCGGAAATGCGCATGCCGAACTCGCCCGAGCGCACGATCACGCTGATCCTCACCGACCGTCCGCTGCCGGGGCGCGTCGACGATATGAGCGCCATGGAGCAGGCCTATAACGGCCAGCTGCGCGGCCTCGTGATCGAGATCGACCCCGCCGCCAAGACGGTCGTGAGCGGCCGCACCCTGATCCCGCAGGACGAGCTGCCGCAATTCTTCAGCATGAGCGGCGATTCCTCGGGGGTGGAACTCGCCGGCTTCACCGAAGACAAGGCCAAGGGCACGATCACCGGCAAGATCAAGACCACCGCGCCGATGGAGGTGGTGAATTTCGACAACAAGCCGGGCCCGAAGACCTTCAGCTTCAATGTCGTCTTCAACGCGGCGTTGCTGCCGGCGCCCAAGCTCACCTCCACCATCGAAGGCGACCAGGCCAAGGCCAGCGAGCAGGGCCAGACGCTGAAGCGCTTCCTCCAGGCCGTCTCCGACGGCAATCCCGACGCGCTCAAGGCCGTCGTCACCAAGGATCATCCGGCGCTGTCGATGCTCAATCCCGAGGGCATGGGACAGATCAAGGAGATGATCTTTGCCGACGGCAACAATGTGGAGGGGATCTACGGCCTGCTGACGAAGATCTACGTCTATGGCCAGACCGCCACCGCGCTCCTGCGCCATCCCGACGGCTGGAGCAGCTATCCCCTCGCGCTCGAGGACGGGAAATGGAAGATGGGGTTCTGAGGGGAACTGCTCGACGTTAACCAGTTCGCGTATTCCCTTGCCCTCGATGGGGAGGGCACGTTTGCTTATGGAATCGCGTGTCAGCTGCCCCCAGTCGTCACCCCGGCCTTCGAGCTTGTGAAGAAATCGAATGATTCAGAAATACTCTCGCCCCCTCCCCTTGTGGGAGGGGGTAGGGGGAGGGGTGATGCCGTAAGAGGTCACGGTAAATGGTGTCGAGTCTGGCCTACTCGTGCTGGCCCGTCCGCAACTTAGCCCGCGCCTGCTGCTTTCAGAGCGTTGATCGATCGTGAGCATGGCCGTCATCGCGCCATGTCACCCCTCCCCCTACCCCCTCCCGCAAGGGGAGGGGGCGTGGAGTTTCTGTGCTTCGCTCGATTCCTTCACACGCTCCTTCGCCGGCATGACGAAACAGGGGCGCCGCCTCTCCGCACCCGCGCATGACAAGCGACCGGAAGGCTGCTCTAATCCTGTCACCACAACCATCCGCTGCAGGGGGAAGACATGGCGGACGTGCCGATGGCGGGGGGACCGGCGGTGCCGGCCGCGGCGACTCAGCGACTGGTCTATGACGGCACGCTGTTCCAGCTCTACGAGATCTATCTGCTGAATCTCGTCCTCAGCGTCATCACGCTGGGCATCTTCCGCTTCTGGGCCAAGACCCGGATCCGCCGCTATGTCTGGTCACATGTGAGCTTCCAGGGCGACCGGCTCGAATATACCGGCACGGGCGGCGAATTGTTCAAGGGCTTCCTGATCGTGCTGGGCTTCCTCGTCGCCTTCGGCGTGCTCCAGGTGGTGCTGCAGTTCGCCTTGGGTCCGGATTCGCCGGTCGCGCTCATCACGCAGTTCGCCTTCCTCTTCTTCATCGTCTATCTGTCGCTGGTCGCCCATTACACCGCGCAGAATTATCGCCTGACCCGCACCTATTGGCGCGGCGTGCGCGGCGGGATGACGGGCTCGGGCTGGAGCTATGGCCTCAAGGCGCTGGGCCTGTCGCTGCTGCTGCCCCTGACGCTGGGACTGGCGCGGCCCTGGGTCACCTCGAAGCTGATGAACTGGCGCGCCAATGCGAGCTGGTTCGGCAGCGAGCGCCTGCAGCTCGATCTGCGCGCCGGGCCGCTCTACGCCGCCTTCTTCGTCAGCCTGGTGCTGACTCTCCTGCTCACCACGATCTTCGTCGGCGGGATCCTCGGCATCGCCTATGGCGCCGGCTGGCTCGATATCCAGGGCCTCCAGGATTACATCCAGCAGCAGGAGATCTATAAGACCGAGCCGGACGAGGCGCAGATCCAGCTCATCATCCGCCTCATCGTCGTCGGCTATCTCGCCGCCATCGCCGGCCTGGGCCTCTCCTACATCATCGGCTGGGCGTTCTATTTCGCCACCCTCTACCGGGCGACGGCCGCGGCCGCCCGGTTCGCCACGCTTCGCTTCGCCAGCGCCGCCACGACCGGCAGCCTGATCGGACTCTGGGTCGGCAATGCCGCGATCTATATCGTGACCCTGGGCTTCGGCTTCCCGATCCTGATCCAGCGCACGATGCATTTCATCGCCCGGAATCTCGAGATCCAGGGCGAGCTCGACGGGGCGGCGCTGACCCAGTCGACCATCGCCCGGCCGCGCTTCGGCGAGGGGCTGTTGGAAGCCTTCGATCCAGGTATGTTCTAGTTCGATCGAATTCCGAGCAAGGGCGGCAGGAACGGTGACGAACCAGGGCCCATCCGCATCCAAAGCCAAGGCCGGCGAAGCGCCCGACCGCTATTATGATGGGCGCAACGCGGTCGCCCACCC
The nucleotide sequence above comes from Hypericibacter terrae. Encoded proteins:
- the metZ gene encoding O-succinylhomoserine sulfhydrylase; protein product: MIHGGVLRSDFKETAEAIYMTSGFVYSTAEEAEAAFANTKPRFVYSRFSNPTVQMFESRMALLEGAEDSRATASGMAAVFASLACQLKAGDRVVSSDALFGSCQYVLAEILPKYGIETVLVDGRDLGAWRKALSKPTQAVFLESPSNPGLRIVDLKAVCDLAHKAGACVIVDNVFATPLLQKPFDYGADVVVYSATKHIDGQGRALGGIVLGSRAFINDKLQPFLRHTGPSLSPMNAWLLLKGLETLDLRLQRQCATAARIAEFLSGQKKVETVLYPGLKSHPQHALAMRQMKSGGTLVTFDLKGGKGGAFRFLNALKLILISNNLGDSKSLTTHPATTTHQRLGPELRKQQGILDGTVRLSVGLEAAEDLEADLAQALKAV
- a CDS encoding YjgN family protein codes for the protein MADVPMAGGPAVPAAATQRLVYDGTLFQLYEIYLLNLVLSVITLGIFRFWAKTRIRRYVWSHVSFQGDRLEYTGTGGELFKGFLIVLGFLVAFGVLQVVLQFALGPDSPVALITQFAFLFFIVYLSLVAHYTAQNYRLTRTYWRGVRGGMTGSGWSYGLKALGLSLLLPLTLGLARPWVTSKLMNWRANASWFGSERLQLDLRAGPLYAAFFVSLVLTLLLTTIFVGGILGIAYGAGWLDIQGLQDYIQQQEIYKTEPDEAQIQLIIRLIVVGYLAAIAGLGLSYIIGWAFYFATLYRATAAAARFATLRFASAATTGSLIGLWVGNAAIYIVTLGFGFPILIQRTMHFIARNLEIQGELDGAALTQSTIARPRFGEGLLEAFDPGMF